DNA from Nitrospira sp.:
CGAAGAGCAGGGTCGTCTTGAGGAGACACAGTCGCCCTATTTGTGGATCATCGATCCGCTGGATGGGACAACCAATTTTGCGCATGGCTATCCAGCCTACTGCGTTTCCATCGGCCTCGAGTACGAGGGGCGCTGTGTGCTTGGCGCGATCTTCGATCCCTCACGGAATGAACTGTTCACGGCCATTGAGCATCGAGGTGCGCGGTTGAACGGTCGCCCCATCCATGTGTCACGCACGATGACCCTCGACCGCAGCCTATTGGTGACGGGCTTTGCTTACGACATCAGAGAAACACCGCGCAATAACCTCGATCATTTTTCCAGTTTTGCCCTCAAGGCGCAGGGACTCAGGCGAACGGGATCCGCAGCATTGGACCTCTGTTATGTGGCGGCAGGACGCTTCGATGGGTTCTGGGAAGTCCGGCTCAATCCATGGGATATGGCGGCTGGGTCGGTGATCGTGCGGGAGGCCGGCGGACGGCTGAGCAATTTCAGCGGAAAAGACCTTTCAATTTATGGTCAGGAACTCGTGGCAACCAACGGACAGATTCACGAGGCAATGCTCGCAGTCCTCAACCAAGAGAAC
Protein-coding regions in this window:
- a CDS encoding inositol monophosphatase family protein, which gives rise to MTCRSCYIQTVPIPHEPISYETLLEAAVAASQEAGALLLEYAAAGFHIEYKNPINLVTDADHAAEQCVIDRLKALFPAHRFLAEEQGRLEETQSPYLWIIDPLDGTTNFAHGYPAYCVSIGLEYEGRCVLGAIFDPSRNELFTAIEHRGARLNGRPIHVSRTMTLDRSLLVTGFAYDIRETPRNNLDHFSSFALKAQGLRRTGSAALDLCYVAAGRFDGFWEVRLNPWDMAAGSVIVREAGGRLSNFSGKDLSIYGQELVATNGQIHEAMLAVLNQENP